The Deltaproteobacteria bacterium nucleotide sequence CTCAACAAAAATAACTCCAAACTATTGTCCGAGATCAAGGACGAAAATCTCAGAGATGGTCTGGGTAAGATCTGGAAGGAGACGGAAAGGATAGAGGGCCTGAGGGCTGAAAACCGGAAGATCGAATCCGAGATCATGTCCTTGACTGATCTATCAATTAAGCAGTCCAACGGTTTCTTGAAAGGGATCAGTCAAAAACTGGCCGATGAAGAAAAGAGAAACGAGGTTTCGACCCTGGAGAGATTGGTCATTACCGGTGCTACAGTCAATACCTCTGCAAATTACGAACTCAGGCTCCTGTTCAACAAATTAAAGAAAAGCCTTGAGGCCAAGGATAAGATGTTGAGCTTCCTTGACAAGCTCATGGAAAACGTGAAGCAAGACGAGAAGTCTCTGGCAGGGACACCATTTGAACCCTTGGT carries:
- a CDS encoding histidine kinase; its protein translation is MIFHLFRNLGIRSRLLIPNLLYLGLFFVVVYFFFSYNGMIQGLSEGQKFTRQLTAKIRNMAAETKAYLYDRLTFEQLNKNNSKLLSEIKDENLRDGLGKIWKETERIEGLRAENRKIESEIMSLTDLSIKQSNGFLKGISQKLADEEKRNEVSTLERLVITGATVNTSANYELRLLFNKLKKSLEAKDKMLSFLDKLMENVKQDEKSLAGTPFEPLV